The Pseudomonas baetica genome includes a region encoding these proteins:
- a CDS encoding GNAT family N-acetyltransferase — protein sequence MTIQALRANATHLDAVAPLFDAYRCFYEQPSNLEQSRAFIAERMAGNESVIFLAQDDKAEVLGFVQLYPTFSSIDAHRTWLLSDLFTTPAARGRGVGRLLMNTARDFALQTNAKGLVLETATDNVTAQGLYESLGYVRDTGYYTYLLDLRQG from the coding sequence ATGACTATTCAGGCACTACGGGCGAACGCGACCCATCTGGACGCAGTGGCGCCATTGTTCGACGCCTATCGCTGTTTCTACGAACAACCGTCGAACCTTGAACAATCACGAGCGTTCATCGCCGAGCGCATGGCCGGCAACGAATCAGTGATTTTTCTCGCTCAGGATGACAAGGCTGAAGTGCTGGGCTTTGTGCAGTTGTACCCGACGTTTTCCTCCATCGACGCCCATCGCACCTGGCTGCTCAGTGACCTGTTCACCACGCCTGCCGCCCGTGGTCGCGGGGTCGGCAGACTGTTGATGAACACCGCACGAGACTTCGCGCTGCAGACCAATGCCAAAGGTCTGGTGCTGGAGACCGCGACCGACAATGTCACCGCGCAGGGTTTGTACGAGTCGCTGGGGTATGTGCGAGATACGGGTTACTACACCTACCTCCTCGATTTGCGGCAGGGCTGA
- a CDS encoding cysteine hydrolase family protein, giving the protein MTTALLIIDVQRAVCSGEYQCHDIHRVIETINALSARARQAGVPVVLIQHEEKDSPLAHGAEGWQLADGLETSPQDLRVRKTTRDSFYQTDLRKLLPGEDFERLVICGLQTDYCVNATVRQAHQLGYDVVLASDAHSTVDNGNMSAEDIIAEHNKDLAHLTGSVARIDVKPAADIVF; this is encoded by the coding sequence ATGACCACCGCATTACTGATCATCGACGTCCAGCGCGCAGTGTGCTCGGGTGAATACCAGTGCCACGACATCCATCGCGTGATCGAAACCATCAACGCCCTCAGCGCCCGCGCGCGCCAGGCCGGGGTGCCAGTGGTGCTGATTCAGCATGAGGAAAAGGACAGCCCGCTGGCCCATGGCGCCGAAGGCTGGCAACTGGCCGATGGACTTGAAACGTCCCCGCAGGATTTGCGCGTACGCAAGACCACACGGGATTCGTTCTACCAGACTGACCTGCGCAAACTGCTGCCCGGAGAGGATTTCGAACGATTGGTGATCTGCGGCCTGCAAACCGACTACTGCGTCAACGCCACCGTGCGCCAGGCCCATCAACTGGGCTACGACGTGGTGCTCGCCTCAGACGCGCACTCCACCGTCGACAACGGCAACATGAGCGCCGAAGACATCATCGCCGAACACAACAAGGACCTGGCGCACCTGACCGGCTCCGTGGCGCGGATCGATGTCAAACCCGCCGCCGATATCGTGTTCTGA
- a CDS encoding IS4 family transposase, giving the protein MRLARALELTHNFVSTPNSLEGLDSLLDPSLVEQALEQAGVATLRRRRLPLEMMLWCVISMAFFRRMSAWDVVSRMNIMLPGQRPLVAPSAVVQARQRLGSEAVRQVFDLTQKSWHEAASHPTWAGLRLLGVDGVVWRTPDTPENRARYDSASNQHGDTGFPQVRMVCQMELTSHLLIGSAFDGYRSNEMKLAEQLIETTPDHSLTLFDRGFYSLGLLHQWQQAGIERHWLMPLKKGSQYEVLQRLGRHDAVVSLSTSPQARKQWPGLPERLTARLLSKTVKGKVCQILTSMADSLRFPSDEIVDLYSQRWEIELGFREMKQTLLNSSYTLRSKTPEMIEQELWGVLLGYNLLRYQMVEMSRHCPGIHPCELSFTACTWAILGFINGVSADRSGNIPKYLAELHASAPHYVLPHRREERIYPRAIRLKSPKYPIKNKNASQLN; this is encoded by the coding sequence ATGCGTCTGGCTCGGGCACTGGAACTCACCCACAACTTCGTCTCGACTCCCAACTCCCTCGAAGGGTTGGACTCGTTGCTTGATCCATCTCTGGTCGAACAGGCATTGGAGCAGGCCGGTGTAGCCACTTTGCGCAGGCGACGCTTACCTTTGGAAATGATGCTTTGGTGCGTCATCTCCATGGCGTTTTTTCGACGCATGTCGGCGTGGGATGTGGTCAGTCGCATGAACATCATGCTGCCTGGGCAACGTCCGCTGGTCGCGCCCAGCGCCGTAGTCCAAGCCCGTCAGCGGCTGGGCAGCGAGGCCGTACGACAAGTCTTCGATCTGACTCAGAAAAGCTGGCATGAAGCGGCCAGTCATCCGACCTGGGCCGGGTTGCGCTTGCTGGGTGTCGACGGCGTCGTCTGGCGTACGCCCGATACACCGGAAAACCGTGCGCGTTACGACTCCGCCAGCAACCAGCATGGCGATACTGGTTTTCCTCAGGTGCGCATGGTTTGCCAAATGGAATTGACCAGTCACTTACTGATTGGCAGCGCGTTTGACGGCTATCGCAGCAACGAGATGAAACTGGCGGAGCAACTGATCGAAACCACCCCCGATCACTCGCTGACGCTGTTCGATCGCGGCTTTTATTCCTTGGGGTTGCTGCATCAATGGCAGCAAGCAGGCATCGAGCGACATTGGTTGATGCCGCTGAAAAAAGGCTCGCAGTACGAAGTGCTTCAGCGTTTGGGGCGCCACGATGCTGTGGTCTCGTTGAGTACTTCGCCGCAGGCCCGCAAGCAATGGCCTGGATTGCCGGAGCGCCTGACTGCGCGGCTTCTGAGCAAAACCGTCAAGGGCAAGGTTTGTCAGATACTGACGTCGATGGCCGACTCATTACGCTTCCCGTCCGACGAAATCGTCGATCTCTACAGCCAGCGATGGGAGATCGAGTTAGGGTTTAGAGAAATGAAGCAGACCCTGCTGAACAGCAGCTATACGCTGCGCAGCAAGACGCCCGAAATGATTGAGCAGGAACTGTGGGGCGTGTTGTTGGGCTACAACCTGTTGCGTTATCAGATGGTGGAGATGAGCCGCCATTGTCCAGGCATCCATCCATGCGAACTGAGCTTCACCGCGTGCACTTGGGCGATCTTGGGGTTTATCAACGGCGTTTCTGCGGATCGTTCGGGGAACATCCCCAAATATCTCGCAGAGTTGCATGCCTCAGCCCCGCATTATGTCCTGCCACATCGACGCGAGGAGCGCATTTATCCTCGGGCAATCAGGCTCAAATCGCCGAAGTATCCGATCAAAAACAAAAATGCCAGTCAGCTTAACTGA
- a CDS encoding lysozyme inhibitor LprI family protein, protein MLAFTFRHALTLTSLAFASVIHASSFNCVSAASKTEKAICSTPDISGLDDKLAERWRSTLAKVPNPKVLKTDQRQWLKNRNACGDSAACLRRAYLMRLAELEHATEPFSWDATWQLIPPSSSTSATVITQRRDATHIAFDITAGEGANSGDLEGVATLKGDEAFYSEGECNLSFTPVNGVLDISPVGSGGYCSAGMGVYYTGRFVASQQPLALDYDMLSLGLARTPEENQALHKLLKDDYQRLVELSGSLMAGEPSSDVPGSQVAQMWMRGLGATGIVMHSTDARFWVLLQTYDAKGQAFLRYYTNAAQWKTRLPDALQAWNESKKSYQDLPVEFTP, encoded by the coding sequence ATGCTCGCTTTCACCTTCCGTCACGCCTTGACGCTGACTTCTCTCGCGTTTGCCTCCGTTATTCACGCCAGCAGTTTTAATTGCGTCAGTGCTGCCAGCAAGACTGAAAAGGCCATCTGCAGCACTCCGGATATTTCAGGCCTTGACGATAAACTCGCAGAGCGTTGGCGCTCGACCCTGGCCAAAGTCCCTAATCCCAAAGTCCTCAAGACAGATCAACGGCAATGGCTGAAAAATCGCAACGCCTGTGGCGACTCGGCGGCCTGCTTACGCCGAGCGTACCTGATGCGCCTTGCCGAACTTGAACACGCCACTGAGCCGTTCAGTTGGGACGCGACCTGGCAACTCATTCCGCCGAGTTCTTCAACATCGGCCACGGTGATCACTCAGCGTCGTGATGCCACGCACATCGCCTTCGACATCACGGCGGGTGAGGGTGCCAATTCCGGGGATCTGGAGGGAGTCGCCACGCTCAAGGGCGATGAAGCCTTTTACAGCGAAGGCGAATGCAACCTGAGTTTCACGCCCGTCAATGGCGTGCTGGATATCTCGCCAGTTGGCTCGGGTGGCTATTGCAGCGCCGGCATGGGCGTGTACTACACCGGTCGGTTTGTCGCCTCGCAGCAACCGTTGGCGCTTGATTACGACATGCTCAGCCTTGGCCTGGCGCGAACGCCAGAAGAAAACCAGGCCCTGCACAAACTGCTCAAGGATGACTATCAGAGACTGGTGGAGTTATCCGGCTCTTTGATGGCCGGTGAGCCTTCAAGCGATGTGCCAGGTAGTCAGGTCGCGCAAATGTGGATGCGCGGTCTAGGCGCCACCGGCATCGTCATGCATTCAACTGACGCGCGTTTCTGGGTGTTGTTACAGACCTACGATGCCAAAGGCCAAGCGTTCCTGCGCTATTACACCAACGCGGCGCAATGGAAAACCCGTCTACCCGATGCCCTGCAAGCCTGGAATGAAAGCAAGAAGAGCTATCAGGATCTCCCCGTGGAGTTCACGCCCTGA
- a CDS encoding NUDIX domain-containing protein yields the protein MTKTAERVNIVDTQVLSHDWYLLKKITFDYLRNNGDWQRQTREVYDRGNGAAILLFNREKRTVVLTRQFRLPVFVNGHDGLLIEVAAGLLEGAAPEQRIRDEAEEETGYRVHDVKKVFEAYMSPGSVTEKLHFFIAEYDAQSKVSEGGGLEEETEELEVLEWGFHEALAAFQRGEICDAKTILLLQYAAMNNLFAR from the coding sequence ATGACCAAGACAGCCGAGCGGGTCAATATTGTCGACACTCAGGTGTTGTCCCACGACTGGTACCTGTTGAAGAAAATCACCTTTGACTACCTGCGTAACAACGGTGACTGGCAGCGGCAGACACGCGAGGTCTATGACCGTGGCAATGGTGCGGCGATCCTGTTGTTCAATCGCGAAAAGCGCACGGTGGTGCTGACCCGCCAATTCCGTCTGCCGGTGTTCGTCAACGGTCACGATGGATTGCTGATCGAAGTGGCAGCCGGGCTGCTGGAAGGTGCGGCGCCGGAACAGCGGATTCGCGACGAGGCCGAAGAGGAAACCGGCTACCGTGTGCACGACGTGAAGAAGGTATTCGAGGCTTACATGAGTCCCGGTTCGGTGACCGAGAAACTGCACTTTTTCATTGCCGAGTACGACGCGCAATCAAAGGTCAGCGAGGGCGGTGGCCTGGAAGAAGAAACCGAAGAACTGGAAGTGCTGGAATGGGGTTTCCATGAGGCGCTGGCGGCGTTCCAGCGCGGCGAGATCTGCGACGCCAAGACCATCTTGCTGTTGCAGTATGCGGCGATGAACAATCTGTTCGCCCGATAA
- the ggt gene encoding gamma-glutamyltransferase, producing MKYEPLAKSLIATSLALSCLMAHAASVAPVAAENGMVVTAQHLATHVGVDVLKSGGNAVDAAVAVGYALAVVYPAAGNLGGGGFMTIQLADGRKTFLDFREKAPLAATANMYLDKDGNVVPDLSTRGHLAVAVPGTVSGMELALSKYGTKQRKEMIAPAIKLAEDGFELQQGDVELLEYATDVFKKDMRDSGSIFLSNGEPMQVGQKLVQKDLGKTLRTISEKGADGFYKGWVADAIVTSSQANKGIITQADLDKYKTRELAPVECDYRGYHVVSAPPPSSGGVVICQIMNILEGYPMKDLGFHSAQGMHYQIEAMRHAYVDRNSYLGDPDFVKNPIEHLLDKNYATKLRDAIQPQKAGVSAELKPGVAPHEGSNTTHYSIVDKWGNAVSVTYTLNDWFGAGVMASKTGVILNDEMDDFTSKVGVPNMYGLVQGEANAIAPGKAPLSSMSPTIVTKDGKVVMVVGTPGGSRIITATLLTMLNVIDYGMGLQEAVDAPRFHQQWMPEETNLEDFAASPDTKKILESWGHKFAGPQDANHIAAILVGAPSLGGKPVGKNRFYGANDPRRNTGLSLGY from the coding sequence ATGAAGTACGAACCTTTGGCCAAATCGCTGATAGCGACCTCACTGGCACTCAGTTGCCTCATGGCTCACGCCGCCTCGGTGGCACCGGTTGCCGCTGAAAACGGCATGGTGGTCACCGCACAACATCTGGCCACGCATGTCGGCGTCGATGTGCTGAAAAGCGGTGGTAACGCCGTGGATGCGGCAGTTGCCGTCGGTTATGCGCTGGCGGTGGTGTATCCCGCAGCGGGCAACCTCGGCGGTGGCGGTTTCATGACCATTCAACTGGCGGACGGGCGCAAGACCTTCCTCGACTTCCGCGAAAAAGCCCCGCTGGCGGCGACTGCCAACATGTATCTGGACAAGGACGGCAACGTCGTTCCGGATCTGAGCACCCGTGGTCACCTCGCGGTGGCGGTGCCGGGCACCGTGTCGGGTATGGAGCTGGCGCTGAGCAAGTACGGCACCAAGCAGCGCAAAGAGATGATCGCCCCGGCGATCAAACTGGCTGAAGACGGTTTTGAGTTACAGCAAGGCGATGTCGAGTTGCTGGAATATGCCACGGACGTATTCAAGAAGGACATGCGCGATTCCGGTTCGATCTTCCTCAGCAACGGCGAGCCGATGCAGGTCGGGCAGAAACTGGTTCAGAAAGATCTGGGCAAAACCCTGCGCACCATTTCCGAAAAGGGTGCCGACGGTTTTTATAAAGGCTGGGTGGCCGACGCCATTGTCACCTCCAGTCAGGCCAACAAGGGCATCATCACCCAGGCCGACCTCGACAAATACAAAACCCGTGAACTGGCACCGGTGGAGTGTGACTACCGTGGCTACCACGTCGTTTCGGCGCCACCGCCAAGCTCCGGCGGGGTGGTGATCTGCCAGATCATGAACATTCTCGAAGGCTATCCGATGAAGGATCTGGGCTTCCATTCAGCCCAGGGCATGCATTACCAGATTGAAGCCATGCGCCACGCGTATGTTGATCGCAACAGCTACCTCGGCGATCCGGACTTTGTGAAAAATCCGATCGAGCACCTGCTGGACAAGAACTACGCGACCAAACTGCGTGATGCCATCCAGCCGCAAAAGGCTGGCGTCTCTGCCGAATTGAAACCGGGCGTCGCGCCTCATGAAGGCAGCAACACCACCCATTATTCGATCGTCGACAAGTGGGGCAACGCGGTCTCGGTCACCTACACCCTTAATGACTGGTTCGGCGCGGGTGTGATGGCGAGCAAGACCGGGGTGATTCTCAACGACGAAATGGACGACTTCACGTCCAAAGTCGGCGTGCCGAACATGTACGGTCTGGTGCAGGGCGAGGCCAACGCCATCGCACCGGGCAAGGCGCCGCTGTCGTCGATGAGCCCGACCATCGTCACCAAGGATGGCAAGGTGGTGATGGTGGTCGGCACGCCGGGCGGCAGCCGCATCATCACCGCTACTCTGCTGACCATGCTCAACGTCATCGACTACGGCATGGGCCTGCAGGAAGCGGTCGATGCGCCGCGTTTCCACCAGCAATGGATGCCGGAAGAAACCAACCTCGAAGACTTCGCCGCCAGCCCGGACACGAAGAAGATCCTCGAAAGCTGGGGTCATAAATTTGCCGGGCCGCAGGACGCCAACCACATCGCTGCGATTCTGGTCGGCGCGCCGTCGCTGGGCGGCAAACCGGTCGGCAAAAACCGCTTCTACGGCGCCAACGATCCACGCCGCAATACCGGGTTGTCACTGGGTTACTGA
- a CDS encoding methylated-DNA--[protein]-cysteine S-methyltransferase produces the protein MSFTFITLPSPVGDLKLVANGSRLAAILWENDKPNRVRLGPMSEAPDNPLLQRTAQQLEEYFAGKRDRFDLELDFVGTDFQKKVWAALLTIPFGETRTYSQIAEQIGNPTAVRAVGAANGRNLISIVAPCHRVIGASGKLTGFAGGLEAKERLLVLEGGDWPAAGRTGELF, from the coding sequence ATGTCTTTTACGTTCATCACCCTGCCCTCACCGGTCGGCGATTTGAAGCTGGTCGCGAACGGATCACGACTGGCGGCCATCCTCTGGGAAAACGACAAACCGAACCGGGTGCGCCTCGGTCCGATGAGCGAAGCGCCGGACAATCCGCTGCTGCAGCGAACCGCGCAGCAGCTTGAAGAATATTTTGCCGGGAAGCGTGATCGCTTCGATCTGGAGCTGGACTTTGTCGGCACTGATTTTCAGAAAAAGGTCTGGGCGGCGTTGCTGACCATTCCGTTTGGCGAAACCCGCACTTACAGCCAGATCGCCGAGCAGATCGGAAATCCGACAGCCGTGCGCGCGGTGGGAGCGGCGAATGGCCGTAATCTGATTTCGATTGTGGCGCCGTGTCATCGGGTCATTGGCGCGTCGGGGAAGTTGACCGGGTTTGCGGGTGGGCTGGAGGCAAAAGAGCGGTTGCTGGTGCTGGAGGGTGGTGACTGGCCGGCGGCAGGCAGGACTGGGGAGTTGTTTTAG